Below is a genomic region from Alphaproteobacteria bacterium.
GTCGACTGGAGCTACGAGAGCGGGCCGGCCTACTTCCCCAGCGACGACGAAATCGCGGAGATGAGGGGCTCGAACTAGCGCACTCCGACTGGCGGCGTGGCGCCCACCGATAGCGCCACGCCGTTTTTCCTGCACGGCTTTGCATTGGGGGACCGGTGAGCTTTTACCTTGTCCAGTTCCTGACCGGTCTGGCGAGCGCCTCTTCCTTGTTCCTGGTCGCCTCGGGGCTGTCGATCATTTTCGGCGTCACACGGGTGGTGAATTTCGCCCACGGCTCGTTCTACATGCTGGGCGCCTTCATCGCCTATTCGCTGGTCACTACCCTGCCCTCCGGACCGCTCGGGTTTTGGGGCGGCGTGATCGTGTCGGCCCTGATCGTCGGCGTCGTCGGCGTCGTCATGGAAGTGACGATTCTGCGCCGAATCTATCAGTCGCCGGAGCTTTTCCAGCTGGTCGCCACCTTCGGTGTCGTGCTGCTGGTCAAGGATGTCGCGCTCTTCATTTGGGGACCCGAGGACAAGCTCGGCCCGCGGGCGCCGGGCTTCGATGGCGCGGTCGACATCTTCGGCACCAAGTTGCCCGAATACGACCTCGTCATGATCGTCCTCGGCTTCGTCGTCCTCGGCGCCCTGTGGCTCCTCTTCCACCGCACCCGCTGGGGCGCCCTGGTCCGCGCCGCCACCGAGGACCGGGAGATGCTGGGAGCGCTCGGCATCAACCAGGTCATGCTGTTCACCGCCGTCTTCTTCCTCGGCTCGGTGCTCGCCGGCCTTGGCGGCGCATTGCAACTGCCGCGATCATCGGTCAGCCACCACATGGATTTGGCGATCATCGCGACCGTTTTCGTCGTCGTCGTGGTCGGTGGCATGGGAAGCATCCTCGGTGCCTTTCTCGCCGCCGTCATCATCAGCGAGCTCAACGCCTTCGGCATCCTGGTCTTTCCCAAGATCACCCTGGTTCTGATGTTCCTCGTCATGGTCGCGGTGCTCGTCATCCGGCCCTGGGGCCTGCTCGGCAAACCGGAGAGCGAGGCCGGCGGCGAACAATACGATGACGAGACGCTGGGCCGGCTGCCGGGCCGGCTGACGCGGTGGTTGCTGGCCGGCGTTTTCGTTCTGTTGCTGGCGCTGCCGGCCATCGTGCAGCCCTTCTACCTGGTGCTGATGACGGAGGTCTTCATCTTCGCGCTGTTCGCCGCCAGCCTTCACTTCATCATGGGCAATGGCGGCATGGTCTCGTTCGGCCACGCCGCCTATTTCGGGCTCGGCGCCTATGGCGCGGCGGTGTTCCTGATCTACGGCTCGACGCCGATGGAGCTGGCGGTCTTCCTCGCGCCCGCGGTCGCCGGCCTGGGCGCGCTTATCTTCGGCTGGTTCTGCGTCCGCCTGTCCGGGGTCTATATGGCGATGCTCAGCCTCGCCTTCGCCCAGATCGTGTGGTCGATCATCTTTCAATCGAGCGAGATCACCGGCGGCGAAGACGGCATGGTCGGGGTGTGGCCGGCGGGTTGGGCGAGCGGTCGCATGACTTTCTATTATTTGACCCTGATCATCTCTACCGGCGGCGTGTTGGCGCTGTGGCGGATGCTGTTCTCGCCCTTCGGCTACTCGGTCCGCGCCGGCCGCGATTCGCCGCTCCGAGTGGAATCGATCGGCATCAACTTCCGCGGCCAGAAATGGCTCGCCTTCGTCATCGCCGGTGTTTTCGCCGGCCTGGCGGGCGGACTCTATGCGTTTTCCAAAGGGATCGTCGACCCGACCACGGTCGATATTCCGCGCTCGATCGACGCCCTCATGATGGTCCTGATCGGCGGCGTGCAGACCCTCATCGGACCCCTGGTCGGCGCCCTCACATTTGTCGTCCTGGAGGACCGGCTGGCGACGTTCGAGTTCTGGCGTGCCATATTCGGCATCATCATCATCGCCATCTGCGTCGCCATGCCCAAGGGCATCGTCGGTTCGACCGGCGCCTTGTTCGCCCGGCTGACAGGACGCGAGCGGGCGCCATGACCGAGCTCGCTGTCAGCGACCTGCACAAATCCTTCGGCGGCGTCAAGGCGCTCAACGGCATCGGGTTCACCCTCGGTGCCGGCGAACTCCTGGCCATGATCGGCCCCAACGGCGCCGGCAAGACGACATGCTTCAACTGCGTCAACGGCCAACTCCATCCCGACACCGGTTCGGTCCGCTTCGACGAACACGAGCTCGTCGGCCTGGCGCCGCGCGAGATCTGGCGCCTCGGGATCGGCCGCACCTTTCAGATCACCGCTACTTTCGGCTCGATGACGGTGGCCGAAAACGTGCAAGTGGCATTGCTGTCCCACCACCGGCGGATTCGTGCCTTGTGGCCGCTGGCGACACGGATGTACCGCGACGAGGCATTGGCCCTTCTCGACGCGGTCGGCATGGCGGACCAGGCCGCTCGGCAGTGCGGCGTGTTGGCCTATGGCGACCTCAAGCGGGTCGAGTTGGCGGTGGCATTGGCCCACGATCCGCGGTTGCTGCTGATGGACGAACCGACCGCCGGTATGGCGCCGAAGGAGCGCATCGCATTGATGCAGCTGACCGCGCAAATCGTCAATCAGCGCGACATCAGCGTGCTGTTCACCGAACACGACATGGACGTCGTGTTCGCCAATGCCGATCGGATCATCGTCCTCAACCGCGGCGAGGTGATCGCCGAGGGCACGCCCGAGGCGGTGCGCGAGAATCCGATGGTGCAGGAGATCTATCTCGGCGCCGGCAGCATGTTCGGCGCCGCCGCGGAATTCGGCAATGCTTAGCGTCGCTGGAATCGACACCTTCTACGGCCGCGCCCAGATATTGGTCGATGTTTCCCTGGACGTCGCCGCCGGCGAGGTCGTCGCGCTGCTCGGCCGCAATGGCGCCGGCAAGACGACGACGCTCAAGAGCATCATGGGATTGGTTAGGCCCGCGCGCGGCGAGATCCATTTCGACGGCACGCGAATAAGCGGCCGGCGGTCGTTCGAGATCAGCCGGCTCGGCCTCGGTTACGTGCCCGAGGAACGGCGCATTTTCACCGACCTCACGGTCGACGAAAACCTCGAAGTGGCGCGCCAGCCGCCGCGCGCCGACGCGCCGGCCTGGACCGTCGAGCAGCTCTTCGACCTGTTCCCCAACCTCGCCGAAATGCGTGGGCGGTCGGCGCGGGCGATGTCCGGCGGCGAACAGCAGATGCTGACCATCGCGCGCACGCTGATGGGAAACCCGCGGGCGATCCTGCTCGACGAGCCGTCGGAAGGGCTGGCGCCGGTGATCATCGAGCAAATGGCGAGCACGGTGCGCGAGCTCAAATCGGAGGGCATGACCGTGCTGCTGTCCGAACAGAACCTGCATTTCGCCGGCCTCGTCGCCGATCGCGCGGTGATCATCGAATCGGGCCACATTCGCTATCAGGGCACGATGGCGGAGCTCGCCGCCGACGAAGAGGTGCGCGCGGCCTATCTCATGGTGTGACCGCGCGAACTCGAACCGTCCGCGGTCACCATTTTACCATAAGCCGCGACTGGAGCGCATAGGTGACACCCTCACCGCGCCATTGACCGCGGTCGCGATATCCGATTGAAGAGAGGCATGGGCGGCGTCCGCGCATGGACCATCCGCCACCGGAGAGGTGCCGACGCGATATGACCGTCGCCGTCCAATCGAAGGCCCCGGTCCAGGGTATATTGTGCGTTCTCGTGGCGACCATCGTTTTGTCGCTGCAGGATTCGATCATCAAGTTTCTGAGCCCCAGCTTTCCACTGCACGAAATCGTCTTGTGGCGGGCAACCATCGCCATCGGCCTGACCGTCGTCTTCGCCTATTTCGAAGGCGGCATCCATGTGCTCAAGACGCGACGCCTGGGCCTGCATCTGCTGCGCGGGTTCTTGCTGGTTATCGCCAACCTGACCTTTTTTCTTGGCCTGGCGGCGATACCACTGGCCGAAGCGGTGGCGATATTCTTCGTCGCCCCCCTGTTCATCACCGCGTTGTCGGTTCCGATCCTCGGCGAGCATGTCGGCATCAAGCGATGGCTGGCCGTCGTCACGGGCTTGGTCGGTGTCATCATCATCGTGCGCCCCGCCGATGACGTGTTCGAATTCGCCACCCTGCTGCCGGTGGCCGCCGCCCTTGCCTACGCCGCGATGCAGATGACAACACGCCGCCTCGGTGTCACCGATCGCGCCTCGACCTTGTCCTTCTACATTCAGATCTGCTTCTTCACCGCGAGCATCGCCATCGGCCTCGTCGTCGGCGACGGCCGCTACGCGAGCGGCGGGCACGCAA
It encodes:
- a CDS encoding ABC transporter permease, coding for MSFYLVQFLTGLASASSLFLVASGLSIIFGVTRVVNFAHGSFYMLGAFIAYSLVTTLPSGPLGFWGGVIVSALIVGVVGVVMEVTILRRIYQSPELFQLVATFGVVLLVKDVALFIWGPEDKLGPRAPGFDGAVDIFGTKLPEYDLVMIVLGFVVLGALWLLFHRTRWGALVRAATEDREMLGALGINQVMLFTAVFFLGSVLAGLGGALQLPRSSVSHHMDLAIIATVFVVVVVGGMGSILGAFLAAVIISELNAFGILVFPKITLVLMFLVMVAVLVIRPWGLLGKPESEAGGEQYDDETLGRLPGRLTRWLLAGVFVLLLALPAIVQPFYLVLMTEVFIFALFAASLHFIMGNGGMVSFGHAAYFGLGAYGAAVFLIYGSTPMELAVFLAPAVAGLGALIFGWFCVRLSGVYMAMLSLAFAQIVWSIIFQSSEITGGEDGMVGVWPAGWASGRMTFYYLTLIISTGGVLALWRMLFSPFGYSVRAGRDSPLRVESIGINFRGQKWLAFVIAGVFAGLAGGLYAFSKGIVDPTTVDIPRSIDALMMVLIGGVQTLIGPLVGALTFVVLEDRLATFEFWRAIFGIIIIAICVAMPKGIVGSTGALFARLTGRERAP
- a CDS encoding ABC transporter ATP-binding protein — its product is MTELAVSDLHKSFGGVKALNGIGFTLGAGELLAMIGPNGAGKTTCFNCVNGQLHPDTGSVRFDEHELVGLAPREIWRLGIGRTFQITATFGSMTVAENVQVALLSHHRRIRALWPLATRMYRDEALALLDAVGMADQAARQCGVLAYGDLKRVELAVALAHDPRLLLMDEPTAGMAPKERIALMQLTAQIVNQRDISVLFTEHDMDVVFANADRIIVLNRGEVIAEGTPEAVRENPMVQEIYLGAGSMFGAAAEFGNA
- a CDS encoding ABC transporter ATP-binding protein encodes the protein MLSVAGIDTFYGRAQILVDVSLDVAAGEVVALLGRNGAGKTTTLKSIMGLVRPARGEIHFDGTRISGRRSFEISRLGLGYVPEERRIFTDLTVDENLEVARQPPRADAPAWTVEQLFDLFPNLAEMRGRSARAMSGGEQQMLTIARTLMGNPRAILLDEPSEGLAPVIIEQMASTVRELKSEGMTVLLSEQNLHFAGLVADRAVIIESGHIRYQGTMAELAADEEVRAAYLMV
- a CDS encoding DMT family transporter, with translation MTVAVQSKAPVQGILCVLVATIVLSLQDSIIKFLSPSFPLHEIVLWRATIAIGLTVVFAYFEGGIHVLKTRRLGLHLLRGFLLVIANLTFFLGLAAIPLAEAVAIFFVAPLFITALSVPILGEHVGIKRWLAVVTGLVGVIIIVRPADDVFEFATLLPVAAALAYAAMQMTTRRLGVTDRASTLSFYIQICFFTASIAIGLVVGDGRYASGGHASVEFLLRAWSWPDTGHFLLLSLNGLLIAIGAYMLSQAYRIAEANVIAPFEYVALPMAIFWGFMIWGDLPDGWAFVGISLIIGSGLFVFYREARKGRTIAAARPGSRIR